From Tiliqua scincoides isolate rTilSci1 chromosome 2, rTilSci1.hap2, whole genome shotgun sequence, the proteins below share one genomic window:
- the C9 gene encoding complement component C9 — MQAFWLLLGVLCISEANSFVSAQERRATREADAPAPIDCLLSRWSEWGPCHPCAKERFRSRSVLRFGQFGGRPCLEALGDRRKCVPDTPCPEEDLDCGNDFKCENGHFCIKRRLLCNSEDDCGDLSDEDDCDDVDPRPPCRDRIIDVSEIGRTAGRGLNVLGMEPKESPFYNEFYNGLCDRVRDGNTGIYYRKPWNVAVLNYDTKGDKRFTTEFYEDQMTAVKELYKEKHQHFEASFSLKSKPTEVDSGTSLSIDASYSFYKNGSLSQFLTNSKGKQQIFFHVKGDIQLGAFQMRSRGVRLTDTFFEDIVFLPSTYDKGEYFKFLEMHGTHYARKGTVGGKYELLYVLDSENMRSEGLTVEDVKGCLGYNLDISSADVSDLKIKIKGGECKSEKLKNAHNISSTGIIRDVISLVHGGKSSVLVRLKELLTRDAKIVDVEDYVQWATTLSDAPAVIKSEPYPISSLVPVTIHDADVKKQNLDRAVEDYVAEYSVCKCQLCQNGGTVILVNGRCECACSPSFKGEACQILSAHSRPVQAVIDGSWSCWSSWSTCQQGERTRTRQCNNPIPADGGKQCVGADSESGYCDDMN; from the exons ATGCAAGCATTTTGGCTGCTGCTAGGGGTCCTGTGCATCTCAGAAGCAAATAGTTTTGTCTCAGCACAGGAGAGAAG GGCGACAAGAGAAGCTGATGCACCAGCCCCCATTGATTGCTTGCTGAGCCGCTGGAGCGAATGGGGACCATGTCATCCATGTGCCAAAGAAAGA TTTCGCTCAAGGAGTGTCCTGAGGTTTGGGCAGTTCGGAGGGAGACCATGCTTAGAGGCTCTGGGAGACCGGCGAAAATGTGTCCCAGACACTCCCTGCCCTGAAGAAGATCTTGATTGTGGCAATGACTTCAAGTGTGAAAATG GACACTTCTGTATTAAGAGGCGGCTGCTGTGTAATTCAGAAGATGACTGTGGCGACTTATCTGATGAAGATGACTGTGATGACGTCGATCCCCGTCCACCCTGTCGCGATCGTATAATTGATGTTTCAGAGATTGGAAGGACAGCTGGTCGTGG TCTCAACGTTCTAGGAATGGAACCAAAGGAGAGCCCATTTTACAACGAGTTTTACAATGGACTCTGTGACAGAGTCCGTGACGGAAATACTGGCATATACTATCGCAAGCCATGGAATGTTGCTGTGCTCAATTATGAC ACAAAAGGAGACAAAAGATTCACAACTGAGTTCTATGAGGACCAGATGACTGCAGTGAAAGAACTGTACAAAGAGAAACATCAGCATTTTGAGGCTAGCTTCTCCCTGAAATCTAAGCCTACTGAGGTAGACAGCGGTACATCCCTGAGTATCGATGCAAGCTACAGCTTTTACAAAAATGGAAGTCTAAGTCAATTCTTGACGAATTCCAAAGGAAAG CAACAAATATTTTTTCACGTGAAAGGAGACATACAACTGGGAGCTTTCCAAATGCGAAGTCGTGGGGTCCGGCTGACTGACACTTTCTTTGAGGATATAGTATTTTTACCCAGTACATACGACAAAGGAGAGTATTTTAAATTTCTCGAAATGCACGGAACACACTATGCGCGGAAGGGAACTGTGGGAGGAAAATATGAACTCTTGTATGTGTTGGACAGCGAAAATATGAGATCAGAAG GACTCACCGTGGAGGATGTAAAGGGGTGCCTGGGTTATAACTTAGATATTTCATCAGCCGATGTTTCTGACctgaaaattaaaattaaaggTGGTGAATGCAAAAGTGAAAAACTTAAGAACg CTCACAACATAAGCAGTACTGGCATTATCCGTGATGTGATCTCTCTCGTCCATGGAGGGAAGAGCAGTGTTTTAGTGAGACTGAAGGAACTGCTAACCAGAGATGCCAAGATTGTGGATGTTGAGGACTATGTTCAGTGGGCCACCACGCTATCCGATGCACCAGCAGTGATCAAATCTGAA CCCTATCCCATCTCTTCGCTTGTACCTGTGACGATACATGATGCTGACGTAAAGAAACAAAATCTGGACAGAGCTGTGGAGGACTATGTGGCTGAATACAGCGTATGCAAATGCCAGCTCTGCCAAAATGGTGGCACTGTAATACTGGTGAATGGAAGGTGTGAGTGTGCCTGCTCCCCTTCTTTTAAGGGAGAAGCCTGCCAGATACTATCGGCTCATTCCAGACCAG TCCAGGCAGTCATCGACGGGAGTTGGAGCTGCTGGTCTAGCTGGTCCACTTGTCAGCAAGGAGAACGCACTCGTACCAGACAGTGTAACAACCCTATACCTGCTGATGGGGGAAAGCAATGTGTAGGCGCAGACTCTGAGTCGGGCTACTGTGATGACATGAACTAG